In Streptomyces sp. NBC_00344, the genomic window GCTTCATCAGGCGTTTCACCCGGGCGAGGGGATAGGTCTGATCCGAGGCCGGGACCAGGATGGAGGTCCGCAGACGTCCCATTCTCAGGTCGGCGACGACCGTCAGGTTGCCGGGCGCTCCGTCGATCCGGATCTCTGCCTTGAGGAGGCCGTCCTCGCAGAGGCTGTCGGCGAGTTCGGTGCGGCGAGTCTGCGGATCGACCCCGCGCTTGCTGCGCCGGACCGCCGCCACCTTACGGCCCAGTTCGCCGCCGAGCCGCAGGCAGACCTGCTGGACCAGCCGTTCCCAGCTCTCGACCACCCGCACGGCGCGGAGATCGCCGGGACACAGCGTGTCGTCGTCGATGGCTCTGCGCACGGGTACCCAGGCGGGCCCCATGTTCAGGAAGCCATGGCAGCCGGAATTCTCGTGCTGGAGATAGTGGAGGAGTTCCTGCAGCAGCCAGGCGTGCGGTTCGAGACGTACGCCTTCGTGCAGGATCAGCCGCTGGGCCTGATGCGCGACTTCGGCCCAGGAGAGATGCCAGAGCCCGACCTTGTGCTTGCGCCGGCCGTCCAGCTTCACGTCGACGAGCGGAGTCCCCTCGAGTGCAACGTCGTTGGAGATCGTCACCACAGCCTCGTATCCGCGTCGGGCCGCGATGTTCATGTAGTCCTGGATCTGCTCCGACTTCAGCGGATTCCCGTTGGTCTTGGTCTCGACCAGCGCAGTCCACAACTTTCCCGCCCGTTCGACGCGAACGATGCCGTCGGGCCGCTTCGGCGTCTCGCCGTGAGGGAGGGAGACTTCGGTGAACGTTTCCATGCGGCCGGCCGGAGTACCGAAAGCGGCCGTCAGCCTGCGTCCGAACTCAGGGACCTGAGCCATCACCGACAGCAGGACGGAGGTCGCGCGCGTCTCGCGCTCCCTGTCGTTCTTCAGGGACGAAGCGGGGAACAGGCGCGCCAAACGCCAGGACTCGTTCTCGGCAAGCGTGGGCCGGGGCGCCCTGGGCAGGGTGATCTTCTTCTTCGCCGTCCGGAGCCGGCTCACCGGCGCCGGCTGATCGTGCGGCACGACGGAGACGTCCGGAGGCGCCGCCGAACCCGCCGCCGGATTCGCGGCCGAGAGCAGTTTGACGGCTTCCGGTGTCCTCGGCGTGGGCACCTGGCCGGCTGTGGTGACCGTAGGAGCCAACTCGGTTTGGGCGTCGTCGTCCTGGGCGTCGTCCTCGTCGATTTCGATTCCGTAGTCGGTGGCCAGACCGGCCAGCCCCGTGTCGTAGCCCTGGCCCACTGCCCGGAACTTCCAGACGTCTTCCCGCCGGTAGATCTCACCGAAAACGAATGCGCTCTCGGCGCCCGCTCCGCTGATGGAGAATCCGAGTACACATTCACCGACCCGGTCGCTGAGTGTGAGTCGCAGATTCTCCAACTCGCC contains:
- a CDS encoding TerD family protein, whose amino-acid sequence is MHELIKGANVGLPQLSDHADSVVISLSWSSPSGEGEADVSVLMLDENRKVRSNADFYFYNNPVASDGSVQLLGATPTDSGSEDRIRLDLTAIPSDVQRVIIAASRYRRARFGELENLRLTLSDRVGECVLGFSISGAGAESAFVFGEIYRREDVWKFRAVGQGYDTGLAGLATDYGIEIDEDDAQDDDAQTELAPTVTTAGQVPTPRTPEAVKLLSAANPAAGSAAPPDVSVVPHDQPAPVSRLRTAKKKITLPRAPRPTLAENESWRLARLFPASSLKNDRERETRATSVLLSVMAQVPEFGRRLTAAFGTPAGRMETFTEVSLPHGETPKRPDGIVRVERAGKLWTALVETKTNGNPLKSEQIQDYMNIAARRGYEAVVTISNDVALEGTPLVDVKLDGRRKHKVGLWHLSWAEVAHQAQRLILHEGVRLEPHAWLLQELLHYLQHENSGCHGFLNMGPAWVPVRRAIDDDTLCPGDLRAVRVVESWERLVQQVCLRLGGELGRKVAAVRRSKRGVDPQTRRTELADSLCEDGLLKAEIRIDGAPGNLTVVADLRMGRLRTSILVPASDQTYPLARVKRLMKLLSDAPADLHVQAVLEGDTAGPRGTLEKLRPEPGDLVPKGGGQISGFRLTLSKSVGITRGNAESGFIRSVDAAVDAFCTSVITRLEQRVQ